A genomic stretch from Peromyscus eremicus chromosome 6, PerEre_H2_v1, whole genome shotgun sequence includes:
- the Hjv gene encoding hemojuvelin has product MGDRGQAPSPRSPHGSPPALSTLTLLLLLCGQAHSQCKILRCNAEYVSSTLSLREGGSSGTPRGGGRGGLASGGLCRALRSYALCTRRTARTCRGDLAFHSAVHGIEDLMIQHNCSRQGPTAPPPARGPSLPGAGPDPPTPDPCDYEARFSRLHGRAPGFLHCASFGDPHVRSFHHHFHTCRVQGAWPLLDNDFLFVQATSSPVASGANATTTRKITIIFKNMQECIDQKVYQAEVDNLPAAFEDGSVNGGDRPGGSSLSIRTANPGSHVEIRAAYIGTTIIIRQTAGQLSFSIRVAEDVARAFSAEQDLQLCVGGCPPSQRLSRSERNRRGALAVDTARRLCKEGLPVEDAYFQSCVFDVSVSGDPNFTVAAQTALDDARVFLPDLEKLHLFPSDAGPPLSPATFLVPLLSGLFVLWFGIQ; this is encoded by the exons ATGGGGGATCGAGGCCAAGcccctagtccccggtccccccatgGCAGCCCCCCAGCTCTAAGCACCCTCActctcctgctgctcctctgtGGACAGG CTCACTCCCAGTGCAAGATCCTCCGCTGCAATGCCGAGTACGTCTCGTCCACTCTGAGCCTTCGGGAAGGGGGCTCATCGGGCACGCCGCGTGGAGGCGGCCGTGGTGGGCTGGCCTCGGGTGGCTTGTGTCGCGCCCTGCGCTCCTATGCGCTCTGCACTCGGCGCACGGCCCGCACCTGCCGCGGGGACCTCGCCTTCCACTCGGCGGTGCACGGCATCGAGGACCTCATGATCCAGCACAACTGCTCCCGCCAGGGCCCCacggccccgcccccggcccggGGCCCCTCCCTTCCCGGAGCTGGCCCCGACCCCCCGACCCCGGACCCCTGCGACTATGAGGCCCGGTTTTCCCGGCTGCACGGACGGGCCCCGGGCTTCTTGCATTGCGCCTCCTTCGGGGACCCCCACGTGCGCAGCTTCCACCACCACTTTCACACATGCCGTGTCCAAGGAGCCTGGCCCCTGCTGGATAACGATTTCCTTTTTGTCCAGGCCACCAGCTCCCCCGTGGCATCGGGGGCCAACGCTACCACCACCCGGAAG ATCACCATCATATTTAAGAACATGCAGGAATGCATTGACCAGAAAGTCTACCAGGCCGAGGTGGACAATCTTCCTGCAGCCTTTGAAGACGGCTCTGTCAACGGAGGCGACAGACCCGGGGGCTCGAGTCTGTCCATTCGAACCGCTAACCCCGGGAGCCATGTGGAGATCCGAGCTGCCTACATTGGGACGACTATAATCATTCGACAGACCGCTGGACAGCTCTCCTTCTCCATCAGGGTCGCCGAGGACGTGGCGCGGGCCTTCTCCGCCGAGCAGGACCTGCAGCTGTGTGTCGGGGGATGCCCTCCGAGTCAGCGACTCTCTCGCTCGGAGCGCAACCGGCGCGGGGCTCTAGCCGTAGATACTGCCAGAAGGCTGTGTAAGGAGGGCCTTCCCGTTGAAGACGCCTACTTCCAGTCCTGCGTCTTTGATGTTTCAGTCTCTGGTGACCCCAACTTTACTGTGGCAGCCCAGACAGCTCTGGATGATGCCCGAGTCTTCTTGCCGGATTTAGAGAAATTACATCTTTTCCCCTCAGATGCGGGgcctcctctctccccagccaCCTTCCTAGTGCCGCTTCTCTCAGGCCTCTTTGTTCTGTGGTTTGGCATTCAGTAA